The Oncorhynchus keta strain PuntledgeMale-10-30-2019 chromosome 28, Oket_V2, whole genome shotgun sequence DNA segment ACAtaaagcctacacgaaacacagcccttattttaagtgtttctaaaatcccccatGGGataaatgaatggtggaaaaacgattggaatctccctgtttgaccactaggtttcatgggtattatgacacctccactgtggggctctattgaGGGCAATCCACCATTTTAATGTCGTAAACTGGGTGGGATTTCCAATTTAATTGGCTGATTCCCTCCAAATGGTAAGAAAACGTTTGTTATGAGACAAATCCGGGTAGTTCCTCCCCGTTTGGTTCCTAATGAATTTACCCCAGCAAGGCATCTGGGCGCTATTGGACCACGTGACCGGTTAGGACAGCCATCGTTTTACCTAATTCATGTCCAACCCAAAATGGGAAAGGGGTGCGAGGACTGCAGAGGATAAAACGAACAGCAATGGTATCGTTTAGGAGTTTTGTTTCAATCTCAAAACCTCGTTTTTCAAATCCTCTGTAGGTTCTATTGGTTGAAAAAAAAAGTAACCAAGCAAAGGTGAGTTTTATTTAGTTCGGGTTTTTTTGTTTTCGGTTTTACTTATGCTATGTTTTCATGTCTAGATCGCTAATTGACATTTAATGTTTTTAGTCGcaaacaacaaaacatgtcatGAGAGCAGTTGTTAACTTAACAAGTATCAAATGCCATGAAGTCAATTGTTTTCAACAATGAATCTactctgttgttgttgacacactTCCTCTGTTAGAGCTACAAAGTCACAGTGAAGTACCTTCACCTTGCTTGGTGTTAGAGAGACGTTCTTGCATGGAACTCAAGTGGCGCAGTGTCAAAGTTTACTTCCAGTTTTGAGTGAATGTTACGGAATAACTACTATCTAGGAGCAGACGGAGCTATGCCATGGAAAATTTCTCAATCCTGGGATGGCAGTATACTCTAATTATCCCAAATGACAAATTGAGAAGATTGAAATACTGCTAGTTTTGTCCTCTACATACTTGGTTAGCTAATGGTATAACAGCCCATTGAATTCCATGAAAATGTAACGCTTAGTGTTGAGGTGAGAAGCTACCGGAAGTGTTGTCGAATCACAATGGGCTGCAATGACATTAAATAGCCTAGCATACTGACAAACTATCAGTCATTTGAAAACTAGGGTTATTTTAAATCTTCTCGATTTGCTAGTTGGGTTAATGTGATAATTAGGATTACACTGCCATCTCCCATCCCTGGTTTGAGGTACGTTTTCAGAGCCATATCTCTCGCCGGCTCAGAGCTCAGTGATGTATCCTTGTTCCAGCTACAGAATGTGATGACCATCTAGTCGGATTCTGGCTACTGTCTCGCTAAGAATTTAACTCGTGTTTGAATGTAATGAACTTCGATTTGTAAAACGtaacctcttttttttttttttttaaatcatagttATAAACCACACTAAAACACATGTGTTTACGGTAATTTACAGGCAGCCAATTACCTGGAGAACTGTAATaattagtacagtatgttaccagGAATTCCAAAAACGTTGGTttaacagtacattactgtaaagTTTACGGTATTGTTCAAAGTTTCTTTAGAATTTATGGTAGCATACTGAATTTTTATTTACAGAAAATTAcaattaaaactttttttttttaacagtgCATGTTTCCATCcagtttttatgcgagtaaagttaTTTTGTACAAAATTAAAAAGCAACAATTTTATAAATGTTGACAATTTGTTTGTTTGACAGTGGCATCTATTTGTTTTGGTAATTTTAACTATGCAATGAATCGAAGTGGAAACAATTGATTGTGTAATTGTTGAAAGAATAACCACCATTTTGAGTTAAATTTGCAGTCATGCATTgctatgttgtgtggtcctcccactgtGAACTTGAAAAAGCATGCACAGTTTAGGctacagggtggtgaaagtgcacagtgatgaGCTTGACGCTCTTTTCCAATAAAGTCAAGGGTCTTCATTTGTATGCTAGTGACACGATTGGTGCTTAGCTGCCAATTAACACAAAATGTTCTTGCTCTAATCCATCTCATCATAAAATGTAGATGTGACTGGACAGGTAGATGAGACTGGACAGGTAGATGAGACTGGACAGGTAACTTTATCAGCAAACTATTGTCTCGAGAGCATGCGTGAACCACATTGGGCTAGTTGTACTTTTATTGCCACAGTTGGTGTGACAACTATTGATAGATTGGAAAATGCAATGGAAATGCATGAAActcatgttttattttattttaaatttggAACATGGCTTTAGTGTTTTGGTGTACAGTACGTCATCACACAGTCTTTTACCCGCAACAAAGCAATTCTGGTGTGGAAATGCGCATATTTCTTCCATGTTATTTTATAATATTCATATAAAAATCTGTAGCAAAGATATTGCTCCACGTTGAAAAAAATCTTTCTTCACCcatgtatatatctatatctgGGACTTCCCCAGCAGGTCCAACCTGCTTATTGGCGTTGGCTTCTTTCATTTTACTCTTTGTACTCTTTTCAATAGCAACCCAGGATCCAGAAACGGGATGATGGGAGCATGAAAGTGCGGTGACATCTACATAGTTAGTGTCTTGGCCTAAATGTGGACTTGATCAACGCGAGAGATGAGATGTGTGGACTCGGTCGATGCGAGAGATGAGATGTGTGGACTCGGTCGATGCGAGAGATGAGATGTGTGGACTCGGTCGATGCGAGAGATGAGATGTGTGGACTCGGTCGATGCGAGAGATGAGATGTGTGGACTCGGTCGATGCGAGAGATGAGATGTGTGGACTCGGTCGATGCGAGAGATGAGATGTGTGGACTCGGTCGATGCGAGAGATGAGATGTGTGGACTCGGTCGATGCGAGAGATGAGATGTGTGGACTCGGTCGATGCGAGAGATGAGATGTGTGGACTCGGTCGATGCGAGAGATGAGATGTGTGGACTCGGTCGATGCGAGAGATGAGATGTGTGGACTCGGTCGATGCGAGAGATGAGATGTGTGGACTCGATGAGATGTGTGGACTCGGTCGATGCGAGAGATGAGATGTGTGGACTCGGTCGATGCGAGAGATGAGATGTGTGGACTCGGTCGATGAGATGTGTGGATGCGAGAGATGAGATGTGTGGACTCGGTCGACGCGAGAGATGAGATGTGTGGACTCGGTCGACGCGAGAGATGAGATGTGTGGACTCGGTCGACGCGAGAGATGAGATGTGTGGACTCGGTCGACGCGAGAGACTAGTGTTCCTTTGGCTCAGCTAAATCCTTTGGTCCCCTCCACATCTCAATCGGCTCCTTACTAACCCAGGGGTCCAGAAACCCCAACAAGCCCAGCTGCAGGATTATTACACCAAGGCACTCAGCCTCCACATCCCCTCACATTTATTTATGGATAGGGACCGGTTACGAACACGTTGAATAAACAATCAAATTGGTCATTTTCAACATCTGTTGAAGACTAAAAATGAAGGAATTTACAAAAGTTTCTGCTATTGGCGAACCACCATGGAAGGGTAGAACAAAACCAACTGTCACTAATCCTCATTTAGAATGTGTGTTCTATAATGGCAAAAATTtatatattttagttcagtgtagTTCTACTTTAATCCCACGAATTAAGCGTTTGGTTTGAAATTCAGTACTTCAGCACAGAGGTGTTGGTTCTTCTGAGGACGAAGAAGAATGAATGGTTTAAGTTTGCATCACAAATTTCCTAtttcgtgcactactttttatagggctcaaaggtagtgcactacataggggggagggaagggggggtgACATTAAGTCTCCAGCACGGCGTCTGCAAATGTAACATGTTTCATAtcaaaatcaaattgatttatatagcccttcgtacatcagctgatatctcaaagtgctgtacagaaacccagcctaaaaccccaaacagcaagcaatgcaggtgtagaagcacggtggctcgggaAAAACTCCCATACTCCCTATCCTGAGGCCCTGAAGGCTGGACGGGCATTGAGGGACGATTGATTAAACCAGGCTGTGATGATTGTAAACACCTCTCTatttagtgccctacttttgaccaggacttgTTAGAGTGCTCTATTGGTCTCTATGTAAGGAAAAGGGCACCGTTTGAGCCATGTGGCCACCCGCTGCAGGGCTATTCTCCCTCTGTTTTGGCCATCCACTGAGGAGACATGACCCACTTAAAATAGTTGTTTACTTGCATTAGAAAAAGAGCCAAAACACTTCTCAATGAACTCTTGTCTACAATTAAATTAGTCGGGCCTTTCCCTTCTCAGCAGCAGCTTGAACAGTTCAGTTTCTGATGCCACAGCTCCCTGGCCGTCTATAGCTCCCTGGCCGTCTATAGCTCCCTGGCCGTCTATAGCTCCCTGGCCGTCTATAGCTCCCTGGCCGTCTCCCTGGCCGTGTGGTGATGCCACAGCTCCCTGGTCGTCTATAGCTCCCTGGCCGTCTATAGCTCCCTGGCCGTCTATAGCTCCCTGGCCGTCTATAGCTCCCTGGCCGTCTCCCTGGCCGTGTGGTGATGCCACTATAGCTCCCTGGTCGCCTATAGCTCCCTGGTCGCCTATAGCTCCCTGGCCGTCTATAGCTCCCTGGCCGTCTATAGCTCCCTGGCCGTCTATAGCTCCCTGGCCGTCTATAGCTCCCTGGCCGCTATCCCTGGCCGTCTATAGCTCCCTGGCCGCCTATAGCTCCCCTGGCCGCCTATAGCTCCCTGGCCGCCTATAGCTCCCTGGCCGTCTATAGCTCCCTGGCCCTATAGCTCCCTCTATAGCTCCCTGGCCGTCTATAGCTCCCTGGCCGTCTATAGCTCCCTGGCCGTCTATAGCTCCCTGGTGTCTATATGCCATAGCTCCCTGGCCGTCTATAGCTCCCTGGCCGCCTATAGCTCCCTGGCCGTCTATAGCTCCCTGGCCGTCTATAGCTCCCTGGCCGTCTATAGCTCCCTGGCCGTCTATAGCTCCCTGGCCGTCTATAGCTCCCTGGCCGTCTCCCTGGCCGTGTGGTGATGCCACAGCTCCCTGGCCGTCTATAGCTCCCTGGCCGTCTATAGCTCCCTGGCCGTCTATAGCTCCCTGGCCGTCTATAGCTCCCTGGCCGTCTATAGCTCCCTGGCCGTCTCCCTGGCCGTGTGGTGATGCCACAGCTCCCTGGCCGTCTATAGCTCCCTGGTCGTCTATAGCTCCCTGGCCGTCTATAGCTCCCTGGCCGTCTATAGCTCCCTGGCCGTCTATAGCTCCCTGGCCGTCTATAGCTCCCTGGCCGTCTATAGCTCCCTGGCCGTCTATAGCTCCCTGGCCGTCTATAGCTCCCTGGCCGTCTATAGCTCCCTGGCCGTCTATAGCTCCCTGGCCGTCTCCCTGGCCGTGTGGTGATGCCACAGCTCCCTGGTCGTCTATAGCTCCCTGGTCGTCTATAGCTCCCTGGTCGTCTATAGCTCCCTGGCCGTCTATAGCTCCCTGGCCGTCTATAGCTCCCTGGCCGTCTATAGCTCCCTGGCCGTCTATAGCTCCCTGGTCGTCTATAGCTCCCTGGCCGTCTATAGCTCCCTGGCCGTCTATAGCTCCCTGGCCGTCTATAGCTCCCTGGCCGTCTATAGCTCCCTGGCCGTCTATAGCTCCCTGGCCGTCTCCCTGGCCGTGTGGTGATGCCACAGCTCCCTGGCCGTCTATAGCTCCCTGGCCGTCTATAGCTCCCTGGCCGTCTATAGCTCCCTGGCCGTCTATAGCTCCCTGGCCGTCTATAGCTCCCTGGCCGTCTCCCTGGCCGTGTGGTGATGCCACAGCTCCCTGGCCGTCTATAGCTCCCTGGCCGTCTATAGCTCCCTGGCCGTCTATAGCTCCCTGGCCGTCTCCCTGGCCGTGTGGTGATGCCACAGCTCCCTGGTCGTCTATAGCTCCCTGGTCGCCTATAGCTCCCTGGCCGCCTATAGCTCCCTGGCCCTATAGCTCCCTGGCCGTCTATAGCTCCCTGGTGTCTATAGCTCCCTGGCCGCCTATAGCTCCCTGGCCGTCTATAGCTCCCTGGCCGTCTATAGCTCCCTGGCCGTCTATAGCTCCCTGGCCGTCTATAGCTCCCTGGCCGTCTCCTGGCCGTGTGGTGATGCCACAGCTCCCTGGCCGTCTATAGCTCCCTGGTCGCCTATAGCTCCCTGGTCGCCTATAGCTCCCTGGCCGCCTATAGCTCCCTGGCCGTCTATAGCTCCCTGGCCGCCTATAGCTCCCTGGCCGTCTATAGCTCCCTGGCCGCTATAGCTCCCTGGCCGTCTATAGCTCCCTGGCCGTCTATAGCTCCCTGGCCGCCTATAGCTCCCTGGCCGTCTATAGCTCCCTGGCCGCCTATAGCTACATGGCCGTGTGGTGATGCCACAGCTCCCTGGTCGTCTATAGCTCCCTGGCCGTCTATAGCTCCCTGGCCGCCTCCCTGGCCGTGTGGTGATGCCACAGCTCCCTGGCCGTCTATAGCTCCCTGGCCGTCTATAGCTCCCTGGCCGTCTATAGCTCCCTGGCCGTCTATAGCTCCCTGGCCTCCCTGGCCGTGTGGTGATGCCACAGCTCCTGGCCGTCTATAGCTCCTGGGCCTATAGCTCCCTGGTCGCCTATAGCTCCCTGGCCGCCTCCCTGTGGTGATGCCACAGCTCCCTGGCCGTCTATAGCTCCCTGGCCGTCTATAGCTCCCCTCTATAGCTCCCTGGTCGTCTATAGCTCCCTGGCCGTCTATAGCTCCCTGGCCGTCTATAGCTCCCTGGCCTCTATAGCTCCCTGGCCGTCTATAGCTCCCTGGCCGTCTATAGTGGTGATCTATAGCTCCCTGGCCGTCTATAGCTCCCTGGCCGTCTATAGCTCCCTGGCCGTCTATAGCTCCCTGGCCGTCTATAGCTCCCTGGCCGTCTATAGCTCCCTGGCCGTCTATAGCTCCCTGGCCGTCTATAGCTCCCTGGCCGTCTATAGCTCCCTGGCCGTGTGGTGATGCCACAGCTATAGCTCCCTGGTTGTCTGATACAGCTCCCTGGCTCTATAGCTCCCTGGCCGTCTATAGCTCCCTGGCCGTCTATAGCTCCCTGGCCGTGGTGATGCCACAGCTCCCTGGTTCCCTGGCTGTGCGATGATGCAGTTCCCTGTGTGTCTATAGTTCCCTGGCTGTGGTGATGCCACAGCCCTGGTGTCTATAGCTCCCTGGCCGTGCGGTGATGCCACAGCTCCCTGGCCGTCTATAGCTCCCTGGTTGTGTGGTGATGCCACAGTTCCCTGTGTGTCTATAGTTCCCTGGCTGTGTGATGATGCCACACTTCCCTGTGTGTAATTAGTTTCCTGTGTCTTCATGACATCCTAGCAACATGGACAGAAATAGATTAAATCAAACCTGTCGAGGGGGAAATGACATCTGCGGTGTTCCAGTAAAGTGAGTCATCAGTACTTCCTGTGAGATGTTCTGAACTCACgggcaaacaaacaaaacagatGTTTGGTTGAAAAGAAATGGATTTGAGTTGGCAGTTATGGATGCGTTTGTGTTCCAAGCTATGCCAACTGTTATTGCATACAATTACCGAATTTGAGTTAGTCAAGAAACTCTCCTATTCATTGATTTTGAAAAGGTACAGGCTTATGTGAGTTACCTGTATCTGAACATGGTGTCCATCTAGTCCCACACACTGCATTTTTCAAAGTGCAGTGCGTCAAGCTTTCACTTAGGACTTGGTGAAAAGTCTGTAGGGTTGTAGCGCTGTCCAGTAGTAGCTGGTCAGTGTTGCCAGACCAGTAGCCTTGTGTTATCCTGCCCTTGAAAACAACAATATTTTAAAGTTTTGATTGCTTTTCCTGTTAACTGTATAATAGTGAACAGCTAGCCCCGACCAGACGACTGTCAACGGGCCGGCCCCGACCAGACGACTGTCAACGGGCCGGCCCCGGCCAGACGACTGTCAACGGGCCGGCCCCGGCCAGACGACTGTCAAACCAGACGACTGTTTCAACGGGCCGCCCCGACCAGACGACTGTCAACGGGCCGGCCCCGGCCAGACGACTGTCAACGGGCCGGCCCCGGCCAGACGACTGTCAACGGGCCGGCCCCGGCCAGACGACTGTCAACGGGCCGGCCCCGGCCAGACGACTGTCAACGGGCCGGCCCCGACCAGACGACTGTCAACGGGCCGGCCCCGGCCAGACGACTGTCAACGGGCCGGCCCCGGCCAGACGACTGTCAACGGGCCGGCCCCGGCCAGACGACTGTCAACGGGCCGGCCCCGGCCAGACGACTGTCAACGGGCCGGCCCCGGCCAGACGACTGTCAACGGGCCGGCCCCGGCCAGACGACTGTCAACGGGCCGGCCCCGGCCAGACGACTGTCAACGGGCGGCCCCGACCAGACGACTGTCAACGGGCCGGTCAACGGTCAACGGGCCGGCCCCGACCAGACGACGGCCGCCCCGACCAGACGACTGTCAACGGGCCGCCCCGACCAGACTGTCAACGGCCGGCCCCGACCAGACGACTGTCAACGGGCCGCCCCGACCAGACGACTGTCAACGGGCCGGCCCCGACCAGACGACGTCAACGGGCCGGCCCCGACCAGACGACTGTCAACGGGCCGGCCCCCGACCAGACGACTGTCAACGGGCCGGCCCCGACCAGACGACTGTCAACGACCAGACGACTGTCAACGGGCCGCCCCCGACCAGACGACTGTCAACGGGCCGCCCCCGACCAGACGACTGTCAACGGCCGCCCCCGACCAGACGACTGTCAACGGCCGCCCCGACCAGACGACTGTCAACGGCCCGACCCCGACCAGACGACTGTCAACGGGCCGCCCCGACCAGACGACTGTCAACGGGCCGGCCCCGACCAGACGACTGTCAACGGGCCGGACCAGACGACTGTCAACGGGCCGGCCCCGACCAGACGACTGTCAACGGGCCGCCCCCAGACCAGACGACTGTCAACGGGCCGCCCCCGACCAGACGACGTCAACGGGCCGCCCCCGACCAGACGGTCAACGGGCCGCCCCGACCAGACCGACTGTCAACGGGCCGCCCCCGACCAGACGACTGTCAACGGGCCGGCCCCCGACCAGACGACTGTCAACGGGCCGGCCCCCCGACCAGACGACTGTCAACGGCCGCCCCGGCCAGACGACTGTCAACGGGCCGGCCCCGGCCAGACGACTGTCAACGGGCCGGCCCCGGCCAGACGACTGTCAACGGGCCGGCCCCGGCCAGACGACTGTATAATAGGAAACGACTCGAGCTTTCTGCCCTCTATTTCCCATTTGTGGGCATAGTTTTAGTTTGTCTGAATATATAAGTTTACTACAGAGATGGAAATCTAGGCCTTAGCAGCTGTCTTGCCCTCTGTCTGTTTACACTAGCAGGGCCTCAGTTGCAAATATTGAGGTTATGTTTTTCCCACTTGCTGTTTAATATGAAACCACAAATATTAGTTGGTTTACATACCTAGTCTTCCCAAGTCTTGAAGGCTGTGTCAGTTGTTTAGAGTCATTTCTGATAATTTAAGGACCTAAATTTAGCTGGGgcaaaaacaacattttaaatCCGGTTCAGCTAAACAATTCTCTTTGCATCTCAAATTGCTGACCGTTGAGCTCAGTTGTACTTTTATGCACCATTATTGAGTTAGTTAGTCCTACTAGGTCTTTCCAGGAGGGGAATTTCTTTCGGCAATGAGCTATGACGTTGCCCTCGACCTCGACCTTTCTTCAAGTATTTCTTGGAATAATTGTCATGGAATTTGGAATCAATGGAATTTAAAAACAATAAGATTCTAAAGATGTGATTTTATAAAGCCTTCATGTGTTCTGTGGACGCCAGTATCCCCAtgagttgatgacccctggtccCGTATACACTGAagcttctcagagtaggagtgcagaTCTGGGCACTGACCACACAATCTTACTCATTATGAACTAAAAAGGCAAAACGGGGTCCTAGAACAGCACTCCTCCTACTCCGAGAAGCTTTTCTGGATACATACGGGTCCTGATTTAGGATCCATTTTAGCCTTTTTATTTTAATGATTATAATTGTATGGATGAGGAGGGAGACCTGATCCTGGATCAGTAATCTTGCTTTGTGAATATGTCCCTGAAGTCATTTCAAGGCTTGCTCTGATTAAGCAGCaggataattacacaggtgcaccttgtgctgggggtaATAAAAgaccactaaaatgtgcagttttttcacACAACGCCTcgaatgtctcaagttttgagggagcatgacTAAAGGAATGTCCAGGCTCTTACCAACCGAGTCACACAGGACCATAGTATAGTGATTAGGAAGCAGGGTACTGTGGTGTAATGATTCATGTtctacctctcttctcctttcccatCTCTTCGCAGGTGGGATTGAACCAGCAGCTGGCCTGAACCTGTTAACTGGCAACCAGGAGCAGGGACACCAATCCAGCCTCCTGATTGGCTGTGACAAACAGgctgtggagaggagggggaaactaACAATCAACTGATTTTGATTTGCTCCCccctttttttatttattctttGAGAACTCAGCAGGAGGACTTGGGCTCTGTGTTCTAACTTCCCAGACGAGCATGGGGCAGAGCATCCCTGGAGGCATAAAGACTATTGACATGAGAGACCCGGCATTCAGGCCTCTGAAGCTGGAGTTGGCAGCCCTGGACCACGCCAAGCCCTCCAGGCTGGATCTGCTGCTGGACATGCCCCCTGCTGGACAGGAGGTCCAGATGCAGCAC contains these protein-coding regions:
- the LOC127912977 gene encoding spidroin-1-like codes for the protein MKTQETNYTQGSVASSHSQGTIDTQGTVASPHNQGAIDGQGAVASPHGQGAIDTRAVASPQPGNYRHTGNCIIAQPGNQGAGAIDGQGAIDGQGAIDGQGAIDGQGAIDGQGAIDGQGAIDGQGAIDGQGAIDHHYRRPGSYRRPGSYRGQGAIDGQGAIDGQGAIDDQGAIEGSYRRPGSYRRPGSCGITTGRRPGSYRRPGSYRPRSYRRPGAVASPHGQGGQGAIDGQGAIDGQGAIDGQGAIDGQGAVASPHGQGGGQGAIDGQGAIDDQGAVASPHGHVAIGGQGAIDGQGAIGGQGAIDGQGAIDGQGAIAGDGQGAIDGQGAIDGQGAIDGQGAVASPHGQGDGQGAIDGQGAIDGQGAIDGQGAIDGQGAIDGQGAVASPHGQGDGQGAIDGQGAIDGQGAIDGQGAIDGQGAIDGQGAIDDQGAIDGQGAIDGQGAIDGQGAIDGQGAIDDQGAIDDQGAIDDQGAVASPHGQGDGQGAIDGQGAIDGQGAIDGQGAIDGQGAIDGQGAIDGQGAIDGQGAIDGQGAIDGQGAIDDQGAIDGQGAVASPHGQGDGQGAIDGQGAIDGQGAIDGQGAIDGQGAIDGQGAVASPHGQGDGQGAIDGQGAIDGQGAIDGQGAIDGQGAIDGQGAIGGQGAIDGQGAMAYRHQGAIDGQGAIDGQGAIDGQGAIEGAIGPGSYRRGQGAIDGQGAIDGQGAIDGQGAIDGQGAIGDQGAIGDQGAIVASPHGQGDGQGAIDGQGAIDGQGAIDGQGAIDDQGAVASPHGQGDGQGAIDGQGAIDGQGAIDGQGAIDGQGAVASETELFKLLLRRERPD